CCGCATCGTGTTCATCGCCGATGTCTCTGTCAACGGCACGCCGCTCAGGATGAAGAAATCATTCACACTCCTGTCCAATGATTTCCTCATCGACACCGAACTTTCCTTCGAGAACCTCTCCGGTTCGCAGGTATCGGTGCCCTATGCCATATTCACCGGCTCGGGCCTCGGTCCCTATCGCCCGAAGAACGAACGAACGCCCGACGATGTCGTGAAAGCGTCCTGGCTCAAACTCGGCAAAAAGGACAAGGACGATCTCCTCTCCGGGCGTGAGCAGCAGCTGAAATACAAGCCCGTCGCCGGCCCCAAGGAATGGGTGGCCGTTGAGAACCGCTACTTCGCGATATTCCTCTCGCCCCCGAAATCCGATTACTTCGCCGAAAGCGCAACACTCCCGGACCCCAAGATAGCGCAGGACATCGACGGACACCAGATCGTCAATTATCTCGCCGCTGTTTCGCTCGCACCGCGGCAGGTGATCGTTGAGAAATATTCGGCGTATCTCGGCCCCAAGAAGCGCACCGCGCTCCCCGAATACGGGCGCAACTACGATTTCATCTTCAAGGAATACTTCATCATCCCGGGCCTCAACATCCGCCCGCTCACGTATGCGATGAACTGGATACTCGACTGGTTCTATAAATTCACGAAGGACTACGCCTGGGCTATAATACTCTTCACGCTCATCTACAAGATAATCACCTTCCCGCTCTCGCAGGCGTCCTACAATTCCATGAAGAAGATGAGCATGTTAAACCCGCGCATCGAGTCGATGAAGCAGCAGTTCAAGAACGACGCCCAGCGGCTCAATCAGGAAATGATGGCGCTCTACAAGAAGGAGAAGGTCAATCCGCTCGGCGGGTGTCTGCCCATGCTCCTTCCTTTCCCGATACTCATCGGTTTCTTCTATATGATGCAGAACATGGTGGAGCTGCGCAATGCGTCGTTCCTCTGGATAAAGGACCTCACTTCCCCCGACCGTCTCATGACGATAAGCGGCTTCGATGTGAACCTTCTCCCGATACTCATGACGGCGACAAGCTTCCTTATGACCGTGCTCACGCCGAAATCCGGCACGGGTGAACAGGCGCAGCAGATGAAGGTGTTCAGCTACATACTGCCTCTGGTGTTCCTCTTCCTGTTGTATAATATGGCGAGCGGGCTCGTGCTCTACTGGACGCTCATGAACCTCCTGAGCCTGCCGCAGCAGATGTACACCAACTATTTCCGGAAGGAAAAGCTGGTAACGGTCACCGTGAAAAAATAGCGCGAGGAGAACGATATATGCTAGTAAAAGAGTTCAGCGGAAAATCTGAAAAAGAAGCGGTGAAGAATGCGCTCGAAGAGCTCGGTCTTGCCGAGAACGAGGTGCGCATCGAAGTGCTCGATAAGGGCAAACGGAGCATACTCGGCATCGGCGAAGAGATACCGGCTCGTGTACGCATCTACTACGAGGAGATATCCAACCGCATCAAGGACGTCAAGGATATCCTTGAGAACGTCTTGAAGCTCATGAGCGTCCCGGCTACCGTGGCCGCCGGCGAGGAAAGCGCGAGCAAGATATATATCAACATCGACAGCCCCGATTCCGGCGTGCTTATCGGGAAGAAGGGCTCCACACTCGAGGCGCTGCAGTTCCTGGTAACGCTCATCACCTCAAAGATGAACGGGCGCCCCGCGGCAAGCGAGCCGGGCAACGGCACCGAAGAGGAAGAGCATCACATCATCATCGATATCGACGGGTACCGCAAACGGCGCGAAGAGACGCTGAAGGACATCGCCTGGCGGATGGCGAGCGTCGTCAAACGCACACGCCGGCCGAAAATGCTCGAACCGATGAACCCCTACGAGCGACGCATCATCCATCTCACGCTCCAGGACGACAAGGATGTCGAGACAAAGAGCGAGGGCGATGGCACCATCAAGCAGGTATGCATACTCCCCAAAGGCGGTCGCGCATACGGCGGACGCGGGGGTAACGGCGGCGGCGGTTATGGTCGCCGCGGTGGAGGCGGGGGTGGTTACGGTGGTGGCGGCGGCGGCTATCGTCGGAACAATTATGGCGGTGGCGGGAACAATTACGGGAATTCCGATCGCAACGGGAATTATCGTCCGTCCTATCGCGACGACAATTACGGGCCGCCGGGCAATGACCGGGAGATCCCGCCGGAAGACGATAACATCGGCAATCGCATCGATGATGCGCCGCCGTCACGCTAGGCACGAGGAGGGTCGTATATGTACATACCGAAAAAGCTGTTCCTGACGAAGGGTGTCGGCATCCATAAGGAGAAGCTGTTCAGCTTCGAGATGGCTCTGCGCGACGCACGCATCGCACAATTCAATCTGGTGCGCGTATCGAGCATTTATCCGCCCGGATGCAAGATCATCCCGATAGAGAAGGGATTGAAGGAGCTTGAGCCGGGACAGATAGTCCATTGCGTCCTGAGCGATATTTCCAGCAATGAGTACAATCGCCTCCTCGCCGCGTCGGTGGGCATGGCGGTGCCGCAGCACAAGCATCAGCACGGCTATCTTTCCGAGCATCATTCCTACGGCATGACCGATGAGGAGTGCGGTGATTACGCGGAAGATCTCGCCGCAGAAATGCTCGCGACCATCCTCGGTCTCGATTTCGACCCGGATGCATCGTATGACTTGAAGCGCGATATCTGGAAGATGAGCGATCAGATCGTCAAGACGCACAACGTCACGCAGTCGGCCATCGTCAAGAAACACAATGTCTGGGTGACCGTGCTCGCCGGGGCGATACTGATCGAATAGGGCGGAAGGACCACACGAGGGGGATACGCAATGCTGAAAGAAACATTGGTCGATCTCGTTGCGCATGCAGTGAGGGAGAATTGGGACCTCCCGGCGGTCTCTGATCACGGCGGATCGGGGTACACCTACGGGGAAATGGGCAGGATGATGCTCATGCTCCATCACCTCTTCGATGAGAACGGCGTGCACCGCGGCGATTCCATCGCACTTGTCGGAAGGAATTCCGCGGCATGGGGCATCGCCTATCTTGCCGTCGTTTCCTACGGGGCGGTCATCGTACCGATACTGCCGGATTTCCATCCCGACGACATGCACCATATCGTGAACCATTCGGACAGCGTGTTCGTGTTCGCCTCCGATGACATCATCGACAAGCTCGATCCGGGCGCGATGAAGCGCGTCCGCGGCATATTCTCGCTCACCGACTTCTCGCTCAGGCATCATGCACGCCGGTCGGTTGCCGATGTGGTGCACAAAGCAGTGGCCCATTTCAAGCACCGCATGGAACATTCCGTAACGAAGGAATCATTCACGCTGCCGAAGGCCGATAATGCAAGGCTCGCCGCGATACTTTACACCTCCGGCACAACGGGCTTCTCGAAAGGGGTCATGCTCCCGCTCTTAAGCTTAAGCTCGAACGTCGTCTTCGGGCGCAACAACTTCTCCCTTGTCCCGGGGGACACCACGGTCGCCTTCCTTCCGGTAGCCCATGTGTTCGGCTGCGCATTCGATTTCCTCTTCCCGATAACCTGCGGGTGTCACATCAACTTCCTCGCGAAGATACCCTCGCCCAAGATAGTCATCGAAGCGTTCGCTGCGGTGAAGCCGCGCATCATATGCACGGTACCGCTCGTCATCGAGAAGATCTATGCCCGGCAGATAAAGCCCATGCTCGAGAAGGCGCACATCAGGATACTTACCCAGCTCCCGTTCGTGAAAACGGCGATACACTCGGCGATACGCGCCAGGCTCGTGAAGGCCTTCGGCGGGAAATTCTATGAGCTCATCATCGGCGGCGCCGCGCTCAATGAAGAGGTCGAGGCGTTCCTCCATTCGATCGACTTCCCCTACACCGTCGGCTACGGCATGACCGAATGCGGTCCTATCATCACCTACAGCGATTTCAAGTACTTCCGCCCGCGGAGCGTCGGCCGCACCGTGGAACGCATGGAGGTGAAGATCGATTCCGCCGATCCCGCGGCGACGGCCGGTGAGATACTCGTACGCGGCGAGAACGTAACGAGCGGCTATTACAAGGATAAGGAAACGACGAAAGATTCGTTCACCAAAGACGGATGGATGCGTACGGGCGACCTCGGCATCATGGACAGCGAAGGCAATGTGTTCATACGCGGCCGATCGAAGACCATGATGCTCGGCCCCTCCGGACAGAACATCTACCCGGAAGAGATCGAGGCGAAGCTCAACTATCTCCCGTATGTGCAGGAGTCGATCGTCATTGAACGGGACAATAAGCTCGTGGCGCTCGTATACCCGGACTATGAGAAGGCGGATGCCGAAGGGCTCGATGAGCGGGGGCTTACGAAAAAAATGGACGAGAACCTGAAACTGCTCGCGAAAAGGCTTCCCGCGTTCATCACCGTATCGCGCATAGAGCTTTATCCCGAGGAATTCGAGAAGACCCCCAAGCGTTCGATAAAACGATTCCTCTATACCAGAAACTGATGCACAAAGGAAACCCCATGTCACACATCGATCTTGCCGGAATGTGGAACGTACGTTCAGCGGACGGCACCTACTCGACCACGGTCGCCGTACCGGGCACCGTGTTCGAAGCGCTTGAGCGCGACGGGGCGTTCGGCAAACGGGGGATGTTCCATCGCGAGGAGAACCGGCGTGCCGTGGCCATCGCCTCGCGCGATTTCATCTTCGAACGGGAATTCGACATCAGTGTCGATGCGCTCACGGTGGAGAATCGTCACGTATTCCTCGAATGCGAAGGGCTTGATACGCTCGCGACGATAGTGATCAACGGAAAAAAGGCGGGGACCACGGACAATATGCATCGCGCCTGGCGCTTCGCTATTGATGACAAGATACGCTCCGGAAAGAATACGATACAGATAACCTTCGCCGACGCGGTGAAGTACATCACGGAAGCGCAGAAAAAACGCGAACTGTGGGGCGCGGGGGACGCGCTTACCGGCTTTGCGCATATCAGAAAATCCCACTGCAGTTTCGGCTGGGACTGGGGTCCGCAGATCCCCGACATCGGCATATTCCGTCCGCTGCGTATCGCGATACACTCCGGCGCGCGGCTCTCCGATGCGCATATCATACAGCGGCATAACAGCTCGT
This window of the Spirochaetota bacterium genome carries:
- the yidC gene encoding membrane protein insertase YidC encodes the protein MNQNMRLMLAIGISAVIMITFFVVQEKLTPKAVPQTYTTNAPASMPAAAAPVTFGTNAPSVRPLAVFGVQSIALENDRVRAEFSSADAVLTSYKLKKYSMLSGEPVEMVDRVLNGIYPFYTSFSDLSNSIAPHTPVAYGVAERSSNRIVFIADVSVNGTPLRMKKSFTLLSNDFLIDTELSFENLSGSQVSVPYAIFTGSGLGPYRPKNERTPDDVVKASWLKLGKKDKDDLLSGREQQLKYKPVAGPKEWVAVENRYFAIFLSPPKSDYFAESATLPDPKIAQDIDGHQIVNYLAAVSLAPRQVIVEKYSAYLGPKKRTALPEYGRNYDFIFKEYFIIPGLNIRPLTYAMNWILDWFYKFTKDYAWAIILFTLIYKIITFPLSQASYNSMKKMSMLNPRIESMKQQFKNDAQRLNQEMMALYKKEKVNPLGGCLPMLLPFPILIGFFYMMQNMVELRNASFLWIKDLTSPDRLMTISGFDVNLLPILMTATSFLMTVLTPKSGTGEQAQQMKVFSYILPLVFLFLLYNMASGLVLYWTLMNLLSLPQQMYTNYFRKEKLVTVTVKK
- a CDS encoding arginine decarboxylase, pyruvoyl-dependent codes for the protein MYIPKKLFLTKGVGIHKEKLFSFEMALRDARIAQFNLVRVSSIYPPGCKIIPIEKGLKELEPGQIVHCVLSDISSNEYNRLLAASVGMAVPQHKHQHGYLSEHHSYGMTDEECGDYAEDLAAEMLATILGLDFDPDASYDLKRDIWKMSDQIVKTHNVTQSAIVKKHNVWVTVLAGAILIE
- the jag gene encoding RNA-binding cell elongation regulator Jag/EloR, with translation MLVKEFSGKSEKEAVKNALEELGLAENEVRIEVLDKGKRSILGIGEEIPARVRIYYEEISNRIKDVKDILENVLKLMSVPATVAAGEESASKIYINIDSPDSGVLIGKKGSTLEALQFLVTLITSKMNGRPAASEPGNGTEEEEHHIIIDIDGYRKRREETLKDIAWRMASVVKRTRRPKMLEPMNPYERRIIHLTLQDDKDVETKSEGDGTIKQVCILPKGGRAYGGRGGNGGGGYGRRGGGGGGYGGGGGGYRRNNYGGGGNNYGNSDRNGNYRPSYRDDNYGPPGNDREIPPEDDNIGNRIDDAPPSR
- a CDS encoding AMP-binding protein, translating into MLKETLVDLVAHAVRENWDLPAVSDHGGSGYTYGEMGRMMLMLHHLFDENGVHRGDSIALVGRNSAAWGIAYLAVVSYGAVIVPILPDFHPDDMHHIVNHSDSVFVFASDDIIDKLDPGAMKRVRGIFSLTDFSLRHHARRSVADVVHKAVAHFKHRMEHSVTKESFTLPKADNARLAAILYTSGTTGFSKGVMLPLLSLSSNVVFGRNNFSLVPGDTTVAFLPVAHVFGCAFDFLFPITCGCHINFLAKIPSPKIVIEAFAAVKPRIICTVPLVIEKIYARQIKPMLEKAHIRILTQLPFVKTAIHSAIRARLVKAFGGKFYELIIGGAALNEEVEAFLHSIDFPYTVGYGMTECGPIITYSDFKYFRPRSVGRTVERMEVKIDSADPAATAGEILVRGENVTSGYYKDKETTKDSFTKDGWMRTGDLGIMDSEGNVFIRGRSKTMMLGPSGQNIYPEEIEAKLNYLPYVQESIVIERDNKLVALVYPDYEKADAEGLDERGLTKKMDENLKLLAKRLPAFITVSRIELYPEEFEKTPKRSIKRFLYTRN